Proteins encoded within one genomic window of Raineyella fluvialis:
- a CDS encoding glycosyltransferase family 2 protein: MPLPTVAAVVLSQGTRPVELAKALETLLAQTGVDLDVLVVGNAWEPTGLPDGVRTHHEPDNLGIPEGRNVGARLSHGDYILFYDDDAWLPEPDTLARMVAVMESDPHLAIVQPRPTDPDGKPGPRRWVPRLDARSAERGGDTVVFWEGVHLERRTAFEQVGGWPGHFFYGHEGIDLAMRLLDAGWRITYAPGIVVHHPALPASRHAVFYRMNARNRVWVARRNLPHPLDWKYVAIWVLITVARVHDREALGIWFEGLREGWTTDPGPRHPISWRTVARMTALGRPPII, encoded by the coding sequence ATGCCGCTCCCCACCGTCGCCGCCGTCGTGCTGTCCCAGGGCACCCGCCCCGTCGAACTCGCCAAGGCCCTCGAGACGCTGCTGGCGCAGACCGGGGTGGATCTCGACGTGCTGGTGGTCGGCAACGCGTGGGAGCCGACCGGGCTGCCCGACGGGGTCCGGACCCACCACGAGCCGGACAACCTCGGCATTCCGGAGGGCCGCAACGTCGGCGCCCGGCTGTCCCACGGCGACTACATCCTCTTCTACGACGACGACGCGTGGCTGCCGGAGCCCGACACGCTGGCCCGGATGGTCGCGGTGATGGAGTCCGATCCGCACCTCGCGATCGTCCAGCCGCGGCCGACCGATCCCGACGGCAAGCCGGGACCGCGTCGCTGGGTACCCCGGCTGGACGCCCGGAGCGCCGAACGGGGCGGCGACACCGTGGTGTTCTGGGAGGGCGTGCACCTGGAGCGACGGACCGCCTTCGAGCAGGTCGGCGGCTGGCCGGGGCACTTCTTCTACGGGCACGAGGGCATCGACCTGGCGATGCGGCTGCTCGACGCCGGCTGGCGGATCACCTACGCCCCCGGCATCGTCGTCCATCACCCGGCCCTGCCGGCCAGCCGGCATGCGGTGTTCTACCGGATGAACGCCCGCAACCGGGTGTGGGTCGCCCGCCGCAACCTCCCCCACCCGCTCGACTGGAAGTACGTCGCCATCTGGGTGCTGATCACGGTGGCGCGGGTGCATGACCGGGAGGCGCTGGGGATCTGGTTCGAGGGCCTGCGCGAGGGCTGGACGACCGATCCGGGCCCCCGGCACCCGATCTCCTGGCGGACCGTGGCCCGGATGACCGCGCTGGGCCGTCCGCCGATCATCTGA